GTTTCAGTAATGACATTCTAGGAAACTAGCTACAATTGTGCACAGCAATAAATATAGACATAGACTGGTGATTCTCCAATCAATTAGGAAGATCATCTGTGAGGGAGGTACGGGCACATTAATAAGTATACTTGATTCACATGTCCATTTTTGTTGTGTTTGATGGGCTGAAGGGAATTTAGGCTTGTAATCGATCAGTACGTTTACCTGCACAACATGCATGCGGTTTTAGGAGCTATGATTTGCTAGGAGATCGATTTGCATTCTTTTGGTTTCGCCTAATTTGCAGTTGAAGCTAGTTCATGACAACTTCAAGCGCAACAATTGACTACGTGGGTTAAGTAGTCACTTCTTCACACAACATGGGCTCAGAAGAGGAATTCGCCTGGCTCGAAGATCCGGCAGACTCCTCTACAACCATCCTACCAATATCAGAATCAACCACTGGTTTATATTTCAAAGCTGCAAGTTGCAACATCTCTTGCAACCTCTTTCCTAACCAACTTCGGTTGAATGCTTTCCTCTTTCAGAGCGAGACGAAATCGCTTACGACTCTTCAGTTTAGGTCTAGCTGACCCAGAGCTCCCATCATCAGTATCACTTCGAGCTTGTTTCCCGATCCCTTAGGTCGTACACGCATATATTATCAATTAATCATTTTCTTTTGGGAGAGACAAAGCAATCTCCGGTCTCTCCTGAAATGCCGATTCTGAGACAAGACAATCTCTTTGCCCGCTCGCACACCTCTCTCTTCTGGCCCTTCTTCTCCATAAGGGAGGATTTCTCAGTTTTCATCAAACCCGGAGTACCTTGAGGTTCCTCAGCAGGCTTGCAGCATTCTGCCTGTCAACATATGAAGCTTTCAAGCCTGCCTTCAAATGGGAGGCAAAGGTCTTGAAGCAGCATCAATGGTCTGAAACCCAAAATCGTCCAAAACCTTAGGAAGGGAAGGAATTTTAGGTGTACGAAAAACCGACTTAGCATGATTCTCAGAAGTAGTAACGACAGCGGAGCTACTGCCTCCTACTGCGATATCACCGCCATTCCTTCCAGTTCCATCGCTGGCGGTATGGTGCCCTGATTGTCGTTCTCCTTAACAAACATCATATCATAGCCCTCTAGAGAATGCATAAACAGACCACACTTCTTTCACAGACCCATAATTCGTTCATAGTCCAAAACAATCTCAACAGAAACAGATGTAAAGAGAACTTTAATAGAAGTCATATATTATGCATGAAAAGATTATGAACTTGGCTAGTCAAACTCCATACTGATGTTCTAATTTCTTAGATGCTAATTCACATAAACGTGGCTCAAGTCATTCATGTGCTGTAAAATCTTAGCAATAAAAGCCTACCATACTGCACTTTGCATCCATAACAACAGATATTCGAACTTATAAAAATTAAGCAATGAATTAACTAGCATTCAATACCCAAGAAACTATATAATTACCCCAAAACCGTAGTTTACAAGTCTAGAAATAGACAACTTCTGATGTATATCCCCTAACTATCACACAGTGACTCTATTTTTTATACTTTGAACATGATTAGTTTTACTTCATCGTAATGAAGGAGAGATGAAAGAACAATGTACTTCATATAATTTCTAAGAAGCAGAGTTCAGAAATGATTGCTGACAGCTATGAATTCTACATTGCTACATCAGATCCCCTGCTCCAAATTTAGAACTAGTGGGACTGGGAATAGCATTACCAATTAATCTTGCGAAGAAAGAATCACAATCCTTTAAGAACACATAAGATGATCTTTTCTACATCAAATCCCATTCTTGCCAGTTCTTCCGCAACTGTTACTGGTTTGTTAATAAAGAAATTCTATCTCCACATGCTCCATAGTCGAAATATGTGAGTGTTTACCGGTTATTGCGGTTCCAATGACACATTTAATTTCCTTGTAACAGTGGTACACTAAAATTCATCACTCCAACCGCCAAAATCGTCACCATGGTCACTTTGATTGGACTTCATGGGACTATGAACTTCAGAAACAGCAGCTTCCTCGTGTTGAACTTCGGCAGCACCATCAGTTTCCATATCTTCAATTTTATCCAACTCAGGTGTTGTCACTTCCCCCTATATATAATCAAATATAGTTAATTATAACAAATAACAAAGAAAAACAGTAGTGATAGAATACTCAATATATGAATTAGACTGAATTAAACAGTAGTGATAGAATACTCGGTTTTGAGTCAGCTCTTCCTCCTCCAGGTCTACCATGTCACTTAACTCATCTGAATTAGACTCCTCCGTTTGCCCAGCAAGTTTTAGCATCTCATTAATCACCAGAGCATATTTGGAATTGTCTGCATGAGATAATTATTTCTATCATGCAAATAATTGAGTAATTCACAAACTGAAATATCACAGAATCATGCAAGTGAAAGCATCTTTCTTGTCCACTTGACATGCTGAACATATTTGCAGCTAAGGTTAATAACAGCAGCAGGTCCTTATGAACATTATAAATTAGAGTTATTTCACATGGCTTGCACTCAGTACGATTGAAGTCTAGGGGATTAATTTTATTCACTTGGAATCAAATCAAATAAGATTAGTTGATAAGTAAAACTGTTTTCTTATCCCATTATACTGGAACCTCCAGTCACATAATATAAAAATGGTATGTATGGGAAGGTTGATGCACAAAATGTGAGCAAAGCAACCAATGAATCCGGGGTAGGCTACGTTCTCGCCTTTCCCTTCGCAAGAATGGAAAGTATAAACCATGGCACATGGCACCCAACCGATGGAAGAAGCAGCCACCAGATATAACCGAAACACAAATGACCAAAAAATCTAGGAACAGAGAAAGTAGAATGACTAATACATGGAGAGCAAAGAAGGTTGAAAAAGCTGACACAGGCAAGGTAGTTTAACTTCCATCAAATTATGAAGGACTCTTGTAGAATTTAGATTGGAGTATAAGATTCTGCCATATTCAGCAGAGAACCTCACTGAATTACAGATGGCCCTCTAGTAAACTGGCATAGCCCTCGAAGGTCTCTCAAGTACTTGCTTCAAACCTGGTAGGACTGTATGAGAGGGGACAAACTGAGCGGAAAACTGGAAGAGGAGGCTAATCCTCACCTCCAGAGAAGAATTAAGAATCCTCCATTTCAATAAACTTATATCCTCAATTAAACGTAGATATTCAGATGCTCACTCTTCAAGGTTTTTATGCATATAAGTATCGTTGGTAGAAGACCATTCATAAGCTAGATAAAGACTAATTTGGACAGGTGATAAGAAATGGTAAACCTAAAAGTAGCCAACTCTAATTTCTCAAAGATCACTTTCAGTTGTCATATAAGATACACAGGAAAAAAAGTACACTTTTAGCCTAATACTCAGGTTATTCACAGAAACTGGACAAGTTTTTACCTTATTTGTCCCACTCGAATTATTCCGATCTTCTGAGTTCTTTTATATTAAGAAGTGGTAGGAAAGAAAGGGAGAGAGAAACAGTAAATAATAAATCCAGGGCTTCACCTTTGGGTCGATGGTGCAAGGCTTCATCGATACGTAATGGATTTTTACGTTTTTCCTTCTTGTGCTTAAACTTGATGTGATCACGTGTTCGACCAGGAAAAAGTAGAGCGACCATATGAAAATCAGATCCGAACAGCTCAATACCCTAAACAACATGTAAGGTACTATATAGTCAGTTTCCATAGTACCTTGGGACAGCCAAGTTGAAAACTCCAGCTTCCAATCAAAGGTACTTGGTCAGAGAAGAATACCATTCAATAACCTCCATACAGGTACATTACCTCGTAGAACAGTTCAATGTCTTGTTCAGACCATTTTACGGGCCGTGGTTTTTTCATAAAAGACGTGTAATTCAAGCTAAAGGAACTTGCGCTAACCCTATCCCTGTAACATATGATTTTCATCAGAGCTTGATAACCAAAATAGTGATACGAACTTGGAATCATATATCATCACGATCCCCCAGCAAAAACTATGCCATCAAACTTGAAACTACAAGGGGGAAAAAAAAAGACGGATCACCAGTCGGTGATTTATATATAACAACTCAAGTACCTGTGATTGGAAGCTTGAGTTTTCAACTTGGCTGCCTCTTTGATCTACATGAGTGGATAGACAGTAACCAAGCAAAGAATCAGTATCAGTATTGAAAAATATAAAATAGCTTCAAAATTGCTGTGCACGAAACATCATATATCCTATGTAAATGTTAGACCACTAAGACCCTGGAAAAGTGTAAGCAATCTAGAAATGGTAATGTACCTCTGAGCGCTCTGTATACTCTCGAAGTCGAATAAGATCCCGCAATGGAATTTTTTTGAGGATCAATTTCATCCTCTGGCATCTCAATCAAAGACTTGTCCGCTGCAAAACATAAAAGGAAATCACAAAGACATGCATACAAATTCCATAACTCATCAAAATAAATACCCAGAATTATGTTTACCACGTCTTCTATTTCTACAAGTTGAATGAGAGAACTTTTTAGTTGGTTCTTCAGTTGGTTCATCAGGTGCTTTCTTGGTCCTTTTACGCTTTTGAACTGGTTCATTGTCAGATACAGGTATCTTCGACTTTCTTGGGACTCTTTTTCTCCGTGCTGAATTATGCTCCCCATTTTCATTGCCATCAAAATCACTAGTATTTTCAGCATCAAAGCTGTCCTCATAAGTATTGTTCCCTGGCTAATCAACTTGTTGACGGGGTAACCGCTTCCTTGACTTCCTGGATGATGTACCATCTTTAGCATCCTCATCAACTGCTGAACCTTTGCGCTTCTGAGGACGATTTGATGCCGTAGAAGCTTTTCCAGTTCCGCACTTATGACCCTAAGCAATCCAGTAAACCACTTAAATCGGTTGGTGGACAAAAACCAAACAAGAAGAGCCTTTTTTTGTTTTAATGAAAGAAGAAAGACATGGCAAAGTATTATAGTTGAGAACAGTCACTCTGACAAACACCCTCTGAATGGGCCCCATCCCCGTATTCAGCCTCATCTAACTGAGTAGTCTCTGCATTTGCTTGAAAACTGGGGGTTGGATTTGAGGCTATAGAATCACCAAAAGTGGGAAGTATGTGATTATGAACATCTTCTCGCGGAAAGGCACAAAGTGAGATCTCATCCATCTCGCCTGTTTTGAAATGTGCAGGTTGTGGTAGTGTGGTGGACTCAACTTCAGCGTGAGGGACGTTTGGATTCTCTTTTCCTTTTTTTACCGTAAGCTTGGGTTGAAATTTTCCAGCATGGCGTCCTAAATCAACGTGAGGTGTGATTCAACATACTTGACACACAATGTGGTAGTAAGAAAACAAGGCGCAAATAATGGTGGTACATACCAGTTGAAATGGGAGCCTCAGACACAACATTTAAAGCTTCAAACTCCTGAATGTAATCATAAACTTTACTATTAATCAGAGACATTATTCATAAGAACTCTATCAAAGCACAAGTCTTTACCTTTGTTTCTAACCGGATTTCACAATGTTCGATGGTTAGCGATTCTGCCCCCTTCATTTCAGTGTCTTCTCCGTCTTTCGTTAGTTGTTCCTCTTTAGTATGCGTGTATAAAATTATTGATTCGGACTCTTGTCTAAAAAACAAATTGCCTCACAAGATGATTATTTGTACTGTTTCACATGCTACTCTTGTGTCTGCAACAACTTAGATAAATTCATGGTTATTGTTTCCTCTAAGGCAGTATGAGGATTTGAAGAGTTTTTGAGGTGGTTTGGTTGTGGAAAGTTCCATGGCTTTGTGGTTCATTATGTTTCTAGTTTATCCCAAAAGTCCAATTGATATTGCGATGAAGTACGTGGCCTATATTCATTGGGATGATTTACAAAATTATGTTCACATTGACGGACCTCTAGAATTTTAAAATGGGTGTACTAGTTGATTACCAAGTAATTGCTACTGTGGCTCCTGATGAAAGAGGAAAAAAAGGTAAAAGTGGTATCTAGTTGCTAATGAAGGTGGGAAAAGGTTAAAAGATAGTCGTACTTGGTTGTTATATGACTTATATCTGCAATTTTGGTGGCAACTGGTATGAATCTGTGGATGGATTAATTGTGAACTAATGCTTGATGCTTGTCAACTTCTGTGACATTCATGTATTACCTGTTCATTTAGAGCTGAAACCCTAAGTATGATGCCATGAATTTCTATTATTCTTTCTGCAGGAAAGGAGGGAAAAGGATAGGGATGAAAGAGAGAGGAGAAGGTCGAAACATAGAAGGGAAAGAGGGGCAAGATATGAAAAAGATAAAGAGGAACACCTTACAAAAGACGGAGAAGACACTGAAATTATTGACGTAATGGAGGTTAATGATTCCAAAGAGAAAAGAAGATCAGGAAAAATGATGATAAGAAACATAGGAAGAGGCATCAAAGTGATGAAGACCAAACAAATGGAAATGAGAACGATCGGTCTAAAAGGTCTCATGGATCTGGCAGCGACCACAAGAGATCAAGACGGGTATGATTTTGATGAGAAAAAATGATACTGTTCCATGCTTCACGTTAATTGTTAAATGAACACTGATCTGAATTCTTTACTTTGTTTCCATTTGTGAATGGATAGCAGGCATCTGGTCCTGAATCAGATACTGAAAGCATACACCGTAGACATAAGAGAGATCACCGCAGTGGTTCTCGTAGAAGTGGTGATCATGACGAGCTAGAAGATGGGGAATTTGGAGATGTTGGGGAAAGTCGGTAGTTATTTCATCCAACATATTACTCAACTTTTAGTTAAACTGTTTCTGACTTGTGAAATGTCTGTTTGCCTTAGAATCTTTGAACTTCTAGGGTTATGTCATGTGTCATAGATATTTATTAGAAACTCATGCAGAACCACTGTGCGATATGTAGCCAGCAGTTTGCTCCTTTTTAGTGATTAAATGGAATTTTAGAGAAAAGAAGAAAATTATTTGGTTTTCTTTTTTAGTGCGGTTATTGGGAACTCCAAATTTGCTCAGTATACCTCTCATGCTATTTAGACCTCCTTTTTAATTTTAACTACAAACATTTGCTTACTGGACCTCATTTCAAATTCCTAAAATAAACTTAGGTATGTTATTCACATATATTTTGATAATTTACTCATTATACCTCTAATTTATTCTCTAGACCTCTCATTCTTTTAATTTTTTTTCTTTTTGCATGCTATCATCGAGACCTCTATTCCTTGATTTTTTTTTTTCATTTAAACCTCTTTCACGACCTCAATTTCTTGATTTATTTTATTTTATTTCCCATAGAATGTCTCAAAACCTTCATTATTTGATCAATTTGTAAGAAAAAATTTTCAATGACGTCAATTTTTCTCTTAAAAATCAAATAACACAAAGTATTGAGTTTCAAAAACTTGTATTTACCAGCCTAGTATCGTCTCTCCTTATACGTGACAGGTCGTGAGTTCAACTCACAGTAGACTCGTTGTACCATAATAGTTTTTTATCTGATAAAAAAACTTAGAATTAAATTCAGTTTACCCCCTTGTGGTTTGGGGGTGACTTCATGTTAGTCCCTACATTTTTATTTTCATCAGTTTACCCCTTGAACTCTTCAATTTCTATATGCCGTGTCCAAATTCTCATATTCCGTTTGAATTGATCTTTAATTATCAGCAATTAAGGTCCGATTTGCCCAAATTCTAGATACTGGCCTCACAGTTAATGTTAAAATTATCAGCAGTTAACGTTCTATTTGGACAGAATATAGGACATTTGGTCACGCTTGAGGAAAATTCAAAAGTTTAAGGGGTAAACTGATGAAATTGAAAGTATAAGGATTAACATGAAGTTACTCCCAAACCTCATGGGGGTAAACTGAATTTAATTCAAAAACTTATATACCAACAAGAAAATATTCTAACATAAATTAGCTTTTCTTTTTCTATTTTACTTGTGCTAAACAACGATCAAGGATAACATTGTATACTATGTATGTTCTTTTTTTCCTCTATTTTATGTACATCATGAAATTATTTCAATAGTTATTTAATTTTTCATTATCATTTTTTTTTGCATATATAATCCTTCATGTATATATATGCTTTCAACATGTATGATAGTAGAAAATTTTATGTCACATGGTTGATATTGATCATAGTTTTAGCTTTAATTAAATATATAATAAGTAGTAAAATTTAGAAAATAGTAAATTAGAAACTAAAAATATATAAGAAAAATAATAAAGAATACAATCAATTAATTATCAAATTGAAAAGTCTAGAGAAAATAAATATACTTCTTTTTGTATGATTATTGTCCTTAATAGTCATTATGTAAGAAGAGATAATTGTCATTCAATAACTCATATAAAAAGAGGTCAAATGAGTAAATTTAGAGGTCCCAATAGCCGCACTTTTTTTTTTCTCTCTCTTCTTTTCCAATTGAGAAATTTTAAATACACACCCCTAATATCTTAATACACACCCCTTACTTTATACACCACCTATCAAGTTTTTCATTTCAGTATTATACTTAATACACATCCCAAACTGCCTAAAATGCCCTTAATTTATGAAATATTCTATTATTTAATATAATTAATATATATTTACTATTTGGTACCTCTTTTTACATATTATTTCGTCTTATTTTTGTTAGAAATTTTTTGTTATCATTGTTCAATTTATAATCAAATGATTATTGTTATATCTCAACTCTAAATTACCAATACAAGTTTTCAAAATTCACAAGCTAGTAGAATTGTAGAAGTACAGTAGCTATTAAACATAGATAGCTAGTTATTTGATAAAACATGTCATGATAAATATGCAGTACTTGACAACATGATCTGCAAGATCAAATTAAAGCTGATACAGATAAAAATAAATAAATAAATAAAAAAAGTAGAAGAAGAAGAAGAAGAAGAAAAAAGACAACCCAAATGAATTATGGAGAAGAGTTGGGGTTAGGGTAGAACATGTTGAAAAAAATATTTCTAGCGTTATTTTTTTTAATAATAGATGTTTGTTTTGGTCATTTAGCTTACCTATAAAATCTCAATAGAAACATAAAATAATTGAGGTGTGTATTAAGAAATTAGGAGTGTGTATTTAAAATTTCTCTTTCCAATTATGAAGAGATATAACCTCCTATGCTATGACCTTTCCAATGTGGTGGGCAATAGAGAAGTTTCATTCTGAAACAATAAGTGAAACAAACTCGATTCATTTCATCACATTTATCAAGATGTTGAAGTTCTTGATAGTGAGCTCTTGCTGAGTACTACAAGATTCGAAGGATGACTAAATCTAGCCAAATCTAGAAGAAGCCTCTTTCATTGCCAATTGTCGTGCTTGCCAATTGTCATGCTTTAGATTCCTACTTTTCTCTTTATACTTTTATGCCAGCCAAACCAAACCAAGCTAACCACACCCAACAGCCAACAACTAGTTTATGGTAGAAGAACACAGCTTTCTTATGAAACAGGTAATACGTATTAAATCTTAGGGCGAGTGAGCACAAATATCCCGGATCTTGGTGACCAGGAAGTTTCCGGTTACGTCGGAGGCAGGAACCGGCCTTCATGGTAAACTCTCTAGATTAACTTACCTTTATAGAAACTTCTGTAAGTAGGAGAATTTGTGTAGCAGATGGATTGTGATTCTAGATGAATTTGAAGTGTATGGTTCTGGAACATGTTTTTAATATCAACGACGTATTTCATGTTTGTCAACGCGTATGTTTATCAGTCCGTGACCAAATGTGTATTCTAGAGTATGTAACTTTGTGTGGTGTTCACATTGCAAAGCTGCTGCTGACGGCGTCGAATAGTGTGTGGACTGTCTACTATGTTTTTCAACACTTCATCAAATATAAACGAGTTGACCATGCCCACATATATATATATGATGGAATTCATGATGATCATAGCAAAACTTGAAAATATGCTTTCGGTTTAATACATGTTAGAATTATGGATAGCTTGATTTAAAATTTTTTGTTGCTGTATTTTCGCTTATCTAATTGCTCTTAGACTCGTAAGTCATTTCATTTGAAGCTTTTAGGAATCTTATATGGTATTTCATTCACTAATCTTACTTTTTAAGATCAAGATTCATTTCCGATTCTATTTGATAATAAAATATCATTAGATATACATTATAATTTCTAGTTTCTTGATTTCAAACAAAAACAACACGATCTTAACTACATCCATCTGTTATTTTGAGTTTAATACTTTTGGTGTAGGACGTTAGCCGATGCAAGTGTCTTCTGGTCTTGAATAAGTTATGAAATTATCTATTTTCTATATCTTAACTAAAACATATGTCGGTTGCTAGACACATTTTCGTTTGTAGGCTATAGTTAATCTAAAAAAGAAATTGCATCAGCCACTTTTAAGAATTGGTAAATTATTAAATTCAACCTGTATTTTTGGAAATTTCTAAAAATGGTCAACGACATACGCCGAAATGAATCATTCATCTGATTTTGTTTCGTTGTTATTTTGTTATGAGAGGTTTTGGTCTAATCCCCCTCTCTTAATGTTTCTTTTTTTCTTTTTTAATACATAAGAGTGTTAGGGGGTCATTCCTCTCTCACTCATCTTTCGGCCCAAAAAAAAAAACATATTAGCCTTTCAAGTCCTATATATAATTAGCTACTCTCAGTCCATAGAGTCATCCATCCTCAATCCTCTCACTAGGTCATAGCAGCAGCTCATCGTTTTCGAGAATCAAACTGCAGCTCAAACCATGTCGTCTTGCAAGCTCACCAACCTCTGCATCATCGCCGCTCTCCTCCTCTTCCTCTCAATAACCTCCACTGCTCGGGAGGTGCCTTCTTCTCCAGACGTTACTACAATGAAAGTCCAACATGAGGTAATAACAACTTCAGCTAGCTATTTCGATCCGTCATGTAGTCGGTCACTTGGTTTAGAGCAGTCAGTTTCTGGGTGTGTTTTCTAAATTTGTTGTTCTTGATCTGTTGTTATGGTTTAGGGGTTGAAGGATGCTGAAGTCGAAAAAGTGATGGCGGAGGAGAGCTGCGAGGGAGTTGATGAAGAAGAGTGTCTGATGAGAAGAACTCTTGCTGTTCACATTGATTGTATCTATAGACATAAGGGCAACCCTTGAAACTTTTACATATTATATGTATCTATTTTACTCAATGTTTGAGTAGTACATGTATGTACTGATTTGCATCATTGTATTCATATTACTCGGTTATATTTAGGAAGTTTCCTGTGTAGTAATACGGCCAGTTTGTGACTTTGTGTAGATGATATCGATCACATATATATTGAAGTTCTTCAGTTTCTGGATCTTTTATTTGCTGTGTGTTCGTCTATCTCAATTTCATTTGCAATACATTTGGATCCTGCAATTGAAAGAATCAAACAGAAAAGTTGGTTTTTATCTTTACTAGTTTTGATCATCGAAAAATAACATCACCTCAAATACTAAATGTTTCAAACCAAATATGAACCCTAAGTTCACAAAAGCAAAAACAACCTAAAGAAGAACCTGCGAACATTATCAGAGTACCGTCACAACTAAATCCCGTGTCTTTATAAAGCACATTGCATTAAGAGAAAGTTGATGTCAAACGATCAATTACATGTAATAACGAACTCGATCAACAAACTCCATCTAATTAAACTCACATGAATGGAATGTGAGAATGTGACCAGAATACTACAACCAAATTCTCCAACTATGATATAGATCTAGATGTAGAACTAATGGAAAATGCTAGGGAAATATATAATCGGACATATAGAACCGGATCAAGGTGCTTCTTCTATCGACCTCCTCTACCCTCCATTGTAAATTATACCACACATGTAAAAGTGTAAAACTAATAATTCTGACCAAGCTAGAATACAAGAACACGTGAAATATACATATAATGTCTGTATCAGTTTAATATATACATATGTCATAGAAATTATAGTAAATATTGTTAATTACTAGCTAGCTCATTTCCAAACTGCATTATCATGAAATAATTAAAAATAGCCAACCTAAACGCCTTTGTCCACTTATAAACAAGTGTACGTTAATCAATTGATCCTCACCATAATTTGAATGGACATAATCATACGTATAATGTCCACAGATAGACGATCGAGTTGTTAATTATATGTAATTATTGTATGTTGAATTTCGATTCTCATCCTCACCATCATGATGTTTTAAGCATGGGAAGCAATCCAAGCAGGCAAGCATGAACATATATAGCATCATGATAATATAGATAGAATCCTATATAGATAGAGACCCATGTTATGGGAGCTAGCTAGTATTATGATGACTCGACTGGTATTATTCAACGAGAAAACTTTCCCAATTAAGTGATGATGAATCGTATTCATGCCATATGTTACAAAAGTTGTGGCTTGGCATAACAAGCTAATGCAAACGGCTATGCACTTGTATTTATCAACTTCATGTATAGTCAAAATGAGAACGAGCTTGCCAATTAATTTAGTCTGAGTTTGAAACTTCGAGAGCCACGTACGTACAAGTTCTTAATTGTATCGGGTGAAGGGGGGTGGGAAACAGATGAAGAGGAAGTGGCGGAAGCAGAGGCCATTGGAAAAGAAGAAAAGCTAGAGGTAAGAACCTGAAACTGCTGATACCATATAGAAGTTGTATTTCATTGATTCAATTATATGTACAAGGATGAGTATTTATAATACAATATTACTTGGTAACCAAGCTAAGCTAAGAGGTAGAAATCTATACAAAGATTACATGATAGGAGACTATGACTTAAGTCGTGTAGAAGAAGACTCGCTAACAGTTCATGTCACATCCCGACCCTTAAATTTTTACTTTATTTACTAGCTTAGTTATAATAAGAATTTTACCGTCTCCGTCATTGAGGTTATAATTTAATTGGTCCCTAGAGGGGTTTTGGGGGACGATTATTTCGGAGAGTTTTTCGTAGGAGAAATTTATGACGACGGTAAAAATGGTAAATTTTAGCTAGTAAAAGGTAATTTTTATTAGGGTATTATTTTGGGGTGTAAATTTTTGGGGGAGTTGGGTATATTTTTGGACTTGGACCGGGTATGGAGGCCCAAAGCATTTCTTTCTTCTCTCTTTCTTCTCTCTTCCTCCCGGTTCTCTCTCTCCCCGAGTCTCTCCCGCTGCTAGACATTCCGGCCGCTCGTCTGCCGCCGTCCGGCCGCCTGGGACTGCCGCACCAGTCCCGTTCGGTTGCCCTCCGACCCAGCTACATCCCTAGACTGGTGACAGCCACCCTAGCGCCGCCGTGAAGGAGTTCTCTCGCCTAGAACCTCGGGCTGCCCAAAGTCCTCTATCGCCGGAACTCCCTCCTCCGGCCACCAATTCCGGCAAGCTTGGAACGGTTTTGTAGGTCTCTAACCCAGTTGCCTTGCCCTAAAAGGACTCACTTCGGTTCGCTACAGGTAAGGAGAAATTTGAGGTGGAAGTTCTAGGACGTTTTTGATGTTTTTGTTCGATTGGCATAGCTAGACTTGGATTTTGGGTTTGTGCTAGTTAGGAAAGTTGTAGAGCATGATGAGAGGATTATGCTGTCAAAATTTCATAGGAATTAGAGGTCGCCGGAATCGGCCTCCAGCCGCCGCTGCCCGCGGGGCTGGCACCAGCGCCGCCACTGGTTGGGAGATTTTAATGTTTTTAAATTTGGAATATTAAGGGGAGTTTATTGAAGTGAATTATGGAATTTTTGGATGAGTTTT
The window above is part of the Fragaria vesca subsp. vesca linkage group LG2, FraVesHawaii_1.0, whole genome shotgun sequence genome. Proteins encoded here:
- the LOC101303672 gene encoding phytosulfokines 3-like, which encodes MSSCKLTNLCIIAALLLFLSITSTAREVPSSPDVTTMKVQHEGLKDAEVEKVMAEESCEGVDEEECLMRRTLAVHIDCIYRHKGNP